One genomic window of Eleginops maclovinus isolate JMC-PN-2008 ecotype Puerto Natales chromosome 12, JC_Emac_rtc_rv5, whole genome shotgun sequence includes the following:
- the spring1 gene encoding SREBP regulating gene protein: protein MMMLRRLLRKRWVLGVVFGLSLIYFLTSTLKQEERTIRDRTLLEVRDPDHRIPWKVRFNLGNSSRQITQCRNSIQGKTLLTDELGYVCERIDLLVNGCCNVNAPSSRQYICKSCLANGCCSIYEYCVSCCLQPDKQPLLERFLNRAAEGFQNLFTAVEDHFELCLAKCRTSSQSVQHENTYRNPQAKYCYGESPPELLPV from the exons ATGATGATGCTACGGCGGCTACTGAGGAAGCGATGGGTGCTGGGAGTAGTCTTCGGACTGTCTCTCATCTACTTTCTCACCAGCACGCTCAAACAG GAGGAGCGGACCATCCGGGATCGTACACTCTTAGAGGTTAGAGATCCAGACCATCGCATCCCCTGGAAAGTCCGTTTCAACCTGGGCAACAGCAGCCGGCAGATCACTCAGTGCAGAAACTCCATCCAGGGCAAGACGCTGCTAACAGACGAACTTG GTTACGTCTGTGAAAGAATAGACTTGCTAGTGAACGGCTGCTGTAACGTCAATGCACCCAGCTCGAGACAGTACATCTGTAAGAGCTGCCTGGCCAACGGCTGCTGTAGCATCTATGAGTATTGCGTCTCTTGCTGCCTCCAGCCTGATAAG CAACCTCTCCTTGAGCGCTTCCTGAATCGTGCAGCTGAAGGTTTCCAGAATCTCTTCACTGCTGTGGAGGATCATTTTGAGCTTTGCCTGGCCAAGTGTAGGACCTCTTCACAA AGTGTTCAACATGAGAACACTTATCGAAACCCTCAAGCAAAGTACTGCTACGGAGAGAGTCCTCCAGAGCTCCTTCCTGTTTGA
- the rnft2 gene encoding RING finger and transmembrane domain-containing protein 2 isoform X1: MQRRHSSNTDGMPSERSRSQTLGSDSSLDEGGVFDCLKPDSPASPQQIFSGLVGVPSSSVSSAQFQAAGLVLGSPPEVFIQMTASSREEGGPHRTEGGPFLPRPPPHHHHHHHHHHPYHHQPLQHRTSSLLQQATTAAGSERHSSREEAQEDPSTPAPALSELKAVVTWLQRGFPFILILLAKVCFQHKLGIAVCVGMASTFAYANSTFRHQVSLRAERSVFVALWIIMFLAGNIMYIYYTFNQEELHLSLIFAKPNLSSFEFFDLIWAVGITDFVLKYFTIGLKCLVLFLPKILLAFKSRGKFYLLIEELSQLFRALVPIQLWYKYIMGEDPSNSYFLGATLIIIYSLCKSFDICGRVSAIRKAFVMLCSSQNYGVRAGSQQCSEAGDVCAICQADFRDPISLLCQHVFCEECLCLWFDRERTCPLCRSTVIETLRCWKDGTTSAHFQIY; the protein is encoded by the exons ATGCAGAGGAGACACAGCAGCAACACGGATGGCATGCCCTCTGAAAG GAGCCGAAGCCAAACTCTGGGATCAGACAGCAGCCTGGATGAGGGTGGTGTTTTTGACTGCCTGAAGCCCGACTCACCCGCTTCCCCCCAGCAGATCTTCTCCGGCCTGGTGGGTGTCCCCTCCAGCTCTGTCTCCTCTGCCCAATTCCAGGCAGCCGGCTTAGTCCTGGGCTCTCCCCCTGAAGTTTTTATCCAGATGACTGCCTCGTCTAGAGAAGAAGGAGGCCCCCACCGCACAGAGGGTGGACCTTTCCTCCCTCGACCACCTccacaccaccaccatcaccaccaccaccaccacccctaCCACCACCAGCCCCTGCAGCACAGgacctcctctctgctccagcAGGCCACCACAGCTGCCGGCTCAGAGAGGCACAGCTCCAGGGAGGAGGCGCAGGAAGACCCGTCCACCCCGGCCCCGGCACTCTCTGAGTTAAAGGCAGTGGTCACATGGCTGCAGAGAGGCTTCCCCTTCATCCTCATTCTGCTGGCTAAAGTCTGCTTCCAGCATAAGCTAG gtattgctgtgtgtgtgggaatggCCAGCACATTCGCCTATGCCAATTCCACTTTTAGGCACCAAGTTTCATTAcgg GCGGAACGCTCTGTATTTGTTGCTCTGTGGATCATCATGTTCCTTGCAGGGAATATAATGTACATCTATTACACATTCAATCAAGAGGAGCTGCACCTCAG CCTCATATTTGCCAAGCCCAACCTGAGCAGCTTTGAGTTTTTTGATCTGATCTGGGCCGTGGGCATCACTGACTTTGTCCTCAAGTACTTCACCATTGGCCTGAAATGCTTGGTCCTCTTTTTGCCCAAGATTCTCCTGGCCTTCAAATCAAGG GGTAAGTTCTACCTGCTGATTGAGGAGCTGAGCCAGCTGTTTCGGGCCCTGGTCCCCATCCAGCTGTGGTACAAGTACATCATGGGAGAAGACCCGTCAAACAGCTACTTCCTGGGAGCCACACTCATCATCATCTACAGTCTCTGCAAG TCCTTTGACATCTGTGGACGTGTGTCCGCCATACGCAAGGCCTTCGTCATGCTCTGCAGCTCCCAG AATTATGGCGTTAGGGCGGGCAGTCAGCAGTGCAGCGAGGCGGGGGATGTCTGTGCGATTTGTCAAGCAGATTTCAGAGACCCCATATCCCTTCTCTGTCAG CACGTATTCTGCGAGGAGTGCCTCTGCTTGTGGTTTGACCGGGAGAGAACATGTCCGCTGTGTCGCTCCACCGTCATTGAGACCCTGCGCTGCTGGAAGGACGGCACGACGTCGGCTCACTTCCAGATCTACTGA
- the rnft2 gene encoding RING finger and transmembrane domain-containing protein 2 isoform X2, which produces MTASSREEGGPHRTEGGPFLPRPPPHHHHHHHHHHPYHHQPLQHRTSSLLQQATTAAGSERHSSREEAQEDPSTPAPALSELKAVVTWLQRGFPFILILLAKVCFQHKLGIAVCVGMASTFAYANSTFRHQVSLRAERSVFVALWIIMFLAGNIMYIYYTFNQEELHLSLIFAKPNLSSFEFFDLIWAVGITDFVLKYFTIGLKCLVLFLPKILLAFKSRGKFYLLIEELSQLFRALVPIQLWYKYIMGEDPSNSYFLGATLIIIYSLCKSFDICGRVSAIRKAFVMLCSSQNYGVRAGSQQCSEAGDVCAICQADFRDPISLLCQHVFCEECLCLWFDRERTCPLCRSTVIETLRCWKDGTTSAHFQIY; this is translated from the exons ATGACTGCCTCGTCTAGAGAAGAAGGAGGCCCCCACCGCACAGAGGGTGGACCTTTCCTCCCTCGACCACCTccacaccaccaccatcaccaccaccaccaccacccctaCCACCACCAGCCCCTGCAGCACAGgacctcctctctgctccagcAGGCCACCACAGCTGCCGGCTCAGAGAGGCACAGCTCCAGGGAGGAGGCGCAGGAAGACCCGTCCACCCCGGCCCCGGCACTCTCTGAGTTAAAGGCAGTGGTCACATGGCTGCAGAGAGGCTTCCCCTTCATCCTCATTCTGCTGGCTAAAGTCTGCTTCCAGCATAAGCTAG gtattgctgtgtgtgtgggaatggCCAGCACATTCGCCTATGCCAATTCCACTTTTAGGCACCAAGTTTCATTAcgg GCGGAACGCTCTGTATTTGTTGCTCTGTGGATCATCATGTTCCTTGCAGGGAATATAATGTACATCTATTACACATTCAATCAAGAGGAGCTGCACCTCAG CCTCATATTTGCCAAGCCCAACCTGAGCAGCTTTGAGTTTTTTGATCTGATCTGGGCCGTGGGCATCACTGACTTTGTCCTCAAGTACTTCACCATTGGCCTGAAATGCTTGGTCCTCTTTTTGCCCAAGATTCTCCTGGCCTTCAAATCAAGG GGTAAGTTCTACCTGCTGATTGAGGAGCTGAGCCAGCTGTTTCGGGCCCTGGTCCCCATCCAGCTGTGGTACAAGTACATCATGGGAGAAGACCCGTCAAACAGCTACTTCCTGGGAGCCACACTCATCATCATCTACAGTCTCTGCAAG TCCTTTGACATCTGTGGACGTGTGTCCGCCATACGCAAGGCCTTCGTCATGCTCTGCAGCTCCCAG AATTATGGCGTTAGGGCGGGCAGTCAGCAGTGCAGCGAGGCGGGGGATGTCTGTGCGATTTGTCAAGCAGATTTCAGAGACCCCATATCCCTTCTCTGTCAG CACGTATTCTGCGAGGAGTGCCTCTGCTTGTGGTTTGACCGGGAGAGAACATGTCCGCTGTGTCGCTCCACCGTCATTGAGACCCTGCGCTGCTGGAAGGACGGCACGACGTCGGCTCACTTCCAGATCTACTGA